From the Dehalococcoidia bacterium genome, one window contains:
- the ilvB gene encoding biosynthetic-type acetolactate synthase large subunit, with protein MKMTGAQIIMECLVREGVELVFGIPGGSTLPFYDAFRHYPQIRHILVKHEQGAAHAADAYARVTGKVGVCCATSGPGATNLVTGIANAWMDSVPMVAITGQVVTWLIGRDGFQEADTTGITLPITKANWLVLQADDLARTVKEAFHIARTGRPGPVLIDVPRDVFIQEAEFEYPETVDLPGFRPTLDGHPAQIRKAAQLIAESEKPLILAGHGVKISRAFEELKELAEKAHIPVITTLLGISGFPGSHPLCMGMPGMHGMYWNNLAIGQADLLIAIGMRFDDRVTGALKDFAPHARVIHIDIDPAEIGKNVKPTVPIVGDVKRVLAALNPLVKEKRHDEWLAWIRKVREEHPSIAIPDNDELLPQYVVKKIYELSGGQGYVVTGVGQHQMWAAQYFWNDKPNSFVTSGGLGPMGFEVPAAMGVQFAHPKELVWSICGDGGFQMTMQELAAIVEHELPIKFAILNNSFLGMVRQWQEMFYGNRVFATREFGPDYVKLAEAFGLMGLRVTERKQVEGAIHLALTHPGPVLIDFQVKPDECVYPMVPPGASLSETIDQPPVEAKPTPRREKVKAK; from the coding sequence ATGAAAATGACAGGTGCTCAGATAATCATGGAGTGCCTGGTGAGGGAAGGCGTGGAGCTGGTGTTCGGTATACCGGGAGGGTCAACGCTGCCCTTCTACGATGCCTTCCGGCATTACCCCCAGATCCGGCATATCCTCGTTAAACATGAGCAGGGGGCCGCGCACGCCGCCGACGCCTATGCGCGGGTAACCGGCAAGGTAGGGGTCTGCTGCGCCACGTCCGGCCCCGGCGCCACCAACCTTGTGACCGGCATCGCCAACGCCTGGATGGACAGCGTCCCCATGGTGGCGATCACGGGGCAGGTTGTCACCTGGCTCATCGGGCGCGACGGCTTCCAGGAGGCGGACACGACAGGAATAACGCTGCCGATAACGAAGGCCAACTGGCTCGTGCTCCAGGCAGACGACCTGGCGCGCACGGTGAAGGAAGCCTTCCACATCGCTCGCACCGGCCGGCCCGGCCCCGTGCTCATCGACGTGCCGCGCGACGTTTTCATCCAGGAAGCGGAGTTCGAGTACCCGGAGACGGTCGATCTGCCGGGCTTCCGGCCAACGCTCGACGGTCATCCGGCGCAGATAAGGAAGGCGGCGCAGCTCATCGCCGAGTCTGAAAAGCCGCTAATCCTCGCCGGCCACGGGGTGAAGATATCGCGGGCGTTTGAGGAGTTGAAGGAGCTGGCGGAGAAGGCGCATATCCCCGTGATCACCACGCTCCTTGGCATCAGCGGTTTCCCCGGGTCGCACCCACTCTGCATGGGGATGCCGGGAATGCACGGCATGTACTGGAACAACCTGGCGATAGGACAGGCCGACCTCCTGATTGCGATCGGCATGCGCTTCGATGACCGTGTAACGGGAGCGCTGAAGGACTTCGCTCCGCATGCCCGCGTCATCCACATCGACATCGACCCGGCCGAGATCGGGAAGAACGTCAAGCCTACAGTGCCGATTGTCGGTGACGTGAAGCGGGTGCTGGCGGCGCTCAACCCGCTTGTCAAAGAGAAGCGCCACGACGAATGGCTGGCGTGGATCCGCAAGGTGCGCGAGGAGCACCCATCGATCGCGATTCCCGACAACGATGAGCTTCTGCCGCAGTACGTGGTGAAGAAGATCTACGAGTTGAGCGGTGGCCAGGGGTACGTTGTGACCGGCGTCGGCCAGCACCAAATGTGGGCGGCGCAGTACTTCTGGAACGACAAGCCGAACTCGTTCGTCACGTCCGGCGGCCTGGGGCCGATGGGCTTCGAGGTGCCGGCGGCGATGGGCGTACAGTTCGCCCACCCAAAGGAGCTGGTGTGGTCAATCTGCGGCGACGGCGGCTTCCAGATGACGATGCAGGAGCTGGCTGCCATCGTCGAGCACGAACTGCCCATCAAGTTCGCCATCCTCAACAACTCGTTCCTGGGGATGGTGCGTCAGTGGCAGGAAATGTTCTACGGCAACCGCGTGTTCGCCACCCGCGAGTTCGGCCCCGATTACGTGAAGCTCGCGGAAGCCTTCGGTCTCATGGGCCTGCGAGTGACCGAGAGGAAGCAGGTTGAAGGGGCCATCCACTTGGCGCTGACGCACCCCGGGCCGGTGCTGATCGACTTCCAGGTGAAACCGGACGAGTGCGTTTACCCCATGGTCCCGCCCGGCGCGAGCCTTTCAGAGACAATCGACCAGCCGCCGGTCGAGGCAAAGCCGACGCCGCGGCGCGAGAAAGTGAAAGCAAAATGA
- a CDS encoding DinB family protein, whose protein sequence is MTYHVDIVEGLKTLPDAIAAEVEGLSEEELGRKPDGEWSIKEVCGHLLDDSLVWRQRLRMMITQADPILPRYEQESLVAERGYQQAEFASILGQLRAVRVEIAEMLSALPRDGWKRIGRHQERGRLNIRQAMEWVLEHQEIHLRQIREVKSRVAAAAQA, encoded by the coding sequence ATGACTTATCACGTGGACATCGTCGAGGGGCTGAAGACGCTTCCGGACGCGATTGCTGCTGAGGTGGAAGGGCTTTCGGAGGAAGAGCTGGGGCGGAAGCCGGACGGCGAATGGTCGATCAAGGAGGTGTGCGGGCACCTGCTGGACGACTCGTTGGTGTGGCGGCAGCGGCTGCGGATGATGATCACACAGGCCGACCCCATCCTGCCGCGCTACGAGCAGGAGTCGCTTGTGGCGGAGCGCGGGTACCAGCAGGCGGAGTTTGCGTCCATTCTGGGGCAGTTGAGGGCGGTGCGAGTCGAGATAGCGGAGATGCTGTCGGCGCTGCCGCGGGACGGCTGGAAGCGCATCGGCCGTCACCAGGAGCGCGGTCGGCTCAACATACGCCAGGCGATGGAGTGGGTGCTGGAGCACCAGGAGATACACCTGCGCCAGATCCGCGAGGTGAAAAGTCGGGTCGCCGCAGCGGCGCAGGCCTGA
- the speB gene encoding agmatinase: MRQEDFYPPYGFLALTPERSAYEASRAVVLPVPYDSTVTARAGARDGPHAIISASQDLEPYDLALGYDTSAHGIHTLPDVAPHSGSPEAMVDRVERVVGSLLDDGKFVLTLGGEHTITVGAVRAHARRFPDLSVLSFDAHADLREEYLDSPYNHACVMRRVLDVCPAVQVGMRSASADQARLIEERKLPFLTTKAYRALVGAPAAISALLTENVYVSVDLDGLDPSQMAAVGTPEPGGLLWDEVIDLLTAVARERRIVGCDVVELAPDLGPFACGVLAAKLAYRLIGLALGPPHQ; encoded by the coding sequence ATGAGACAAGAAGACTTCTACCCGCCTTACGGCTTTCTCGCTCTCACCCCCGAGCGCTCCGCCTACGAGGCGTCGCGCGCCGTCGTCCTGCCTGTCCCCTACGACTCCACGGTGACCGCCCGCGCCGGCGCCCGCGACGGCCCACATGCGATAATCTCCGCCTCCCAGGACCTCGAGCCGTACGACCTCGCCCTCGGCTACGACACGTCGGCGCACGGCATCCACACCCTCCCCGACGTGGCGCCCCACAGCGGCAGCCCGGAGGCAATGGTGGACAGGGTGGAAAGGGTCGTCGGTTCGCTGCTCGACGATGGGAAGTTCGTTCTGACGCTGGGCGGAGAGCACACGATTACCGTCGGCGCCGTCAGGGCGCACGCGCGCCGATTCCCCGACCTCTCAGTGCTCTCGTTCGACGCCCACGCCGACCTCCGCGAGGAGTACCTCGATTCTCCTTACAATCACGCCTGCGTCATGCGGCGCGTCCTCGATGTCTGCCCTGCCGTCCAGGTCGGAATGCGCAGCGCCAGCGCCGATCAGGCGCGTCTGATTGAGGAGCGGAAGCTGCCGTTTCTTACGACGAAGGCCTATCGCGCGCTTGTCGGCGCGCCGGCGGCGATAAGCGCCTTGCTGACCGAGAACGTGTACGTGAGCGTCGACCTAGACGGGCTCGACCCGTCGCAGATGGCGGCCGTCGGCACGCCGGAGCCCGGCGGGCTGCTGTGGGACGAGGTGATCGACTTGCTTACCGCGGTGGCGCGGGAGAGGAGGATTGTGGGTTGCGACGTCGTCGAGCTGGCGCCGGATCTCGGGCCGTTCGCGTGCGGGGTGCTGGCGGCGAAGCTGGCGTACCGCCTGATCGGCCTCGCTCTCGGCCCTCCTCACCAATAG
- a CDS encoding AAA family ATPase gives MSVVLAVANQKGGVGKTTTAVNLGACLADSGQRVLLVDVDPQANATTGLGIDASNANSVYEVLVNGVALEEIVVETAQSGLWLAPSSNDLAGAEVELVPVAKRESRLQDAVRSVKSRYDIVIIDAPPSLGLLTVNALTAADAVIVPVQCEYLALEGLGRLLHTIDLVRRNLNPALRIQGLVLTMYDARTNLCRQVAEEVRSHFPNTFETVIPRSVRISEAPSYGLPILAYDRSCRAGKAYQALAGELLSALQKVSA, from the coding sequence ATGAGCGTCGTCCTGGCCGTCGCCAATCAGAAGGGCGGCGTAGGGAAGACGACAACCGCCGTGAACCTGGGCGCATGCCTTGCCGACAGCGGACAGCGCGTGCTCCTGGTAGACGTCGATCCGCAGGCGAACGCCACCACCGGCCTGGGCATCGACGCTTCGAACGCGAATAGCGTATACGAAGTGCTGGTAAACGGTGTGGCGCTGGAGGAGATCGTGGTGGAGACGGCGCAGAGCGGCCTGTGGCTGGCGCCTTCGAGCAACGACCTTGCGGGCGCGGAAGTGGAACTGGTGCCGGTGGCGAAACGCGAATCACGGCTGCAGGATGCGGTGCGGTCGGTCAAGTCGCGGTACGACATAGTCATAATAGATGCGCCTCCCTCCCTCGGCCTCCTGACGGTAAACGCCCTCACGGCGGCCGACGCGGTGATCGTCCCCGTGCAGTGCGAGTACCTGGCGCTGGAGGGACTGGGGCGGCTGCTGCATACCATCGACCTCGTGCGGCGCAACCTGAATCCCGCCCTGCGCATCCAGGGGCTTGTCCTCACGATGTACGACGCGCGGACGAACCTCTGCCGGCAGGTCGCGGAGGAGGTCAGGAGCCACTTCCCCAATACGTTTGAGACTGTGATCCCGCGCAGCGTCCGGATTAGCGAGGCGCCGAGTTACGGGCTGCCTATTCTCGCGTACGACCGGTCCTGCCGGGCGGGAAAGGCGTATCAGGCGCTGGCCGGCGAACTGCTGTCAGCGCTGCAAAAGGTGTCAGCATAG
- a CDS encoding PfkB family carbohydrate kinase has translation MTDIDFLAVGHIAKDITPDGWRIGGAVAHAAVQAKRLGLRTAVVTRAAADVDVAKELPGVEVRQVASDETTTFENHYEKGRRTQHVWAQAGPIGAEHVPREWRQARIVLVGPVLGEVPIGLGRLFSRSVLAFSPQGWLREVRPDGLVTRRPWRKSVSLKGCRVVVASEEDIEGDERAVRSWTRDVPIVVITDGLRGARVYAEGGWRRINAFARREIDPTGAGDVFAAAFVVCLAETGDVPQAARFAAAAASLCVAGEGIAAIGSREEIERVLAAHPEVTLQ, from the coding sequence ATGACGGACATCGACTTCCTGGCGGTGGGCCACATCGCCAAGGATATTACCCCCGACGGCTGGCGGATCGGGGGCGCCGTTGCGCACGCCGCCGTGCAAGCGAAACGCCTGGGGCTGCGCACGGCCGTCGTGACGCGCGCGGCGGCCGACGTGGACGTGGCGAAAGAGCTGCCCGGCGTCGAGGTGCGGCAGGTGGCGTCGGACGAGACGACAACCTTCGAGAACCATTACGAGAAGGGCCGCCGGACGCAGCACGTATGGGCGCAGGCGGGCCCGATCGGGGCCGAACATGTGCCGCGGGAGTGGCGACAAGCGCGCATCGTCCTTGTGGGGCCGGTGCTCGGCGAGGTGCCGATTGGGCTGGGTCGTCTGTTCAGCCGGTCGGTGCTTGCGTTTTCTCCCCAGGGATGGCTGCGGGAGGTGAGGCCCGACGGTCTGGTGACGCGGCGCCCCTGGCGAAAGTCGGTGTCGCTTAAGGGCTGCCGGGTCGTGGTCGCATCGGAAGAGGATATTGAGGGCGACGAACGCGCCGTGAGGTCGTGGACCCGGGACGTCCCCATCGTGGTGATTACCGACGGCCTGCGGGGAGCGCGGGTCTACGCCGAGGGGGGATGGCGGCGGATCAATGCATTCGCGCGGCGGGAGATTGACCCGACGGGCGCTGGCGACGTGTTTGCGGCAGCGTTCGTCGTGTGCCTGGCAGAAACGGGTGATGTCCCGCAGGCGGCCCGCTTCGCGGCGGCGGCGGCGAGCCTGTGCGTGGCGGGCGAAGGGATCGCCGCGATAGGGAGCCGGGAGGAAATCGAGCGCGTCCTGGCCGCGCATCCGGAGGTAACGCTGCAATGA
- the ilvC gene encoding ketol-acid reductoisomerase, with the protein MAKIYYDSDADLGLVKDKTIGIVGYGSQGHAHAQNLRDSGCNVLVAEIPGPRWKEAEEAGFTVQTAAEVASKADIIMVLVPDQFQRAAYYDSIEQGMRAGKTLMFAHGFNIHFGQILPPADVDVSMVAPKAPGHLVRRLFTEGVGTPALVAVQQDASGRARETALAYAKGLGSTRAGVIETTFKEETETDLFGEQAVLCGGATSLVKAGFETLIEAGYQPEIAYFECLHELKLIVDLMYEGGLMHMRHSISDTAEYGDLTRGPRVIDDYVRETMQEILKEVQDGTFAREWLLENQVGRPSFQALRRQDSEHLIEQVGAELRAMMSWLRK; encoded by the coding sequence ATGGCTAAGATCTACTACGACAGCGACGCGGACCTGGGTCTCGTCAAGGACAAGACCATAGGGATAGTGGGCTACGGTAGCCAGGGGCACGCCCACGCCCAGAACCTGCGCGACAGCGGCTGCAACGTGCTCGTCGCCGAGATCCCGGGGCCGCGATGGAAGGAGGCCGAAGAAGCGGGCTTCACCGTGCAGACGGCGGCGGAGGTGGCGTCGAAGGCGGACATCATCATGGTCCTCGTGCCGGACCAGTTCCAGCGCGCCGCCTACTACGACTCCATCGAGCAGGGGATGCGCGCGGGCAAGACGCTCATGTTTGCGCACGGCTTCAACATACACTTCGGCCAGATTCTGCCTCCTGCCGATGTCGATGTGAGCATGGTGGCGCCGAAGGCCCCCGGGCACCTGGTGCGCCGGCTGTTCACGGAAGGCGTCGGCACGCCGGCGCTCGTCGCCGTGCAGCAGGACGCGAGCGGACGCGCGAGGGAGACGGCGCTCGCCTACGCGAAGGGGCTGGGCAGCACGCGCGCGGGCGTCATCGAGACGACGTTCAAGGAAGAGACGGAGACCGACCTTTTCGGCGAGCAGGCGGTGCTCTGCGGCGGCGCGACGTCGCTCGTGAAGGCCGGCTTCGAAACGCTGATCGAAGCGGGCTATCAGCCGGAGATCGCTTACTTCGAGTGTCTGCACGAGCTGAAACTCATCGTCGACCTGATGTACGAGGGCGGGCTCATGCACATGCGTCACAGCATCAGCGATACGGCCGAGTACGGCGACCTTACGCGTGGGCCGCGGGTTATCGACGATTATGTGCGCGAAACGATGCAGGAGATACTGAAAGAGGTGCAGGACGGGACGTTCGCGCGGGAGTGGCTGCTGGAGAACCAGGTCGGGCGCCCGTCGTTTCAGGCGTTGCGGCGTCAGGACAGCGAGCACCTGATCGAGCAGGTGGGCGCCGAGCTCCGCGCCATGATGAGTTGGCTCCGGAAGTGA
- a CDS encoding ParB/RepB/Spo0J family partition protein has product MAKGKTGLGRGLGALIPSLTPATDSVDINLIISNPFQPRQDMDAAELAQLAESIRQHGVLQPLLVSRIEKDDGATAYQVIAGERRLQAARLAGLTEVPVALKETTPREVLELALVENLQRADLNPLEEAQAYRRLMDEFGLSQSEVGSRVGKSRSAVANALRLLGLSEEIRSSLAKGEISEGHARALLGLPEEARLDAWRRVVEQALSVRQTEQMVRGWSKARRRRPRERRRDADMAALEERLREAFSTRVSLVRGRRGGRITIHFYSDEELDSIVARLLGS; this is encoded by the coding sequence ATGGCAAAAGGAAAGACAGGACTCGGCCGCGGCCTCGGCGCCCTCATCCCCAGCCTTACACCCGCAACCGATTCCGTAGACATCAATCTCATCATCTCGAATCCCTTTCAGCCGCGACAGGACATGGACGCCGCGGAGCTGGCCCAACTGGCGGAGAGCATCCGGCAACATGGGGTCTTGCAGCCGCTGCTCGTGAGCCGCATCGAAAAAGACGACGGCGCGACCGCCTACCAGGTGATCGCGGGGGAGCGTCGCTTGCAGGCGGCGCGCCTGGCCGGACTCACGGAAGTGCCGGTGGCGCTCAAGGAAACGACCCCGCGCGAAGTGCTGGAGCTGGCGCTGGTGGAGAACCTGCAACGGGCCGACCTCAACCCGCTCGAGGAGGCGCAGGCGTACCGGCGGCTGATGGACGAGTTCGGGCTGAGCCAGTCGGAGGTGGGGTCGCGCGTGGGGAAAAGCCGCTCTGCCGTCGCCAATGCGCTTCGCCTGCTGGGGCTGAGCGAAGAGATCCGGTCGAGCCTGGCAAAGGGCGAGATAAGCGAAGGGCACGCGCGGGCGCTGCTCGGCCTGCCGGAGGAGGCGCGCCTCGATGCGTGGCGGAGGGTCGTGGAGCAGGCGCTGTCCGTCCGGCAGACGGAGCAGATGGTGCGCGGGTGGTCGAAGGCCCGCCGTCGACGGCCGCGCGAGAGGCGGCGTGACGCCGACATGGCGGCGCTCGAGGAGAGGCTGCGCGAAGCGTTCAGCACGCGCGTGAGCCTCGTGAGAGGACGGCGCGGCGGAAGGATAACGATCCACTTCTACAGCGATGAGGAGCTCGATAGCATAGTCGCCAGGCTGTTGGGCAGCTAG
- the jag gene encoding RNA-binding cell elongation regulator Jag/EloR: protein MESVDVSAKTVDEAIEKALAQLGLDRSEVEIEVVKEGRAGILGIGGEEARVIVRPKETAALEGEDVRVAVEVLEKLLSLLGIDATVQVRAPETPGDGVGLVKAVLDVSGEDLGILIGRRGDTLASLQYLVNLIVGRRLKTKTAFGIDVEGYRRRREQSLRKLALSMAERVKATGQTVTLEPMPPNERRIVHLALAKDSAIITESIGEGENRKVAIYPS, encoded by the coding sequence ATGGAAAGCGTAGACGTAAGCGCTAAGACAGTGGACGAAGCCATCGAGAAGGCCCTTGCCCAGCTCGGCCTGGACCGCTCCGAGGTGGAGATCGAGGTCGTAAAGGAGGGCCGGGCAGGGATACTGGGCATCGGCGGCGAAGAGGCGCGCGTCATCGTGCGCCCGAAAGAGACGGCCGCGCTCGAGGGCGAGGACGTGCGGGTGGCGGTGGAAGTGCTCGAGAAGCTGCTGTCGTTGCTCGGTATCGACGCGACGGTGCAGGTGCGGGCGCCGGAAACGCCGGGCGACGGCGTCGGGCTCGTCAAGGCGGTGCTCGACGTCAGCGGCGAGGACCTGGGCATCCTCATCGGCCGCCGGGGGGATACGCTCGCTTCCCTCCAGTACCTCGTGAACCTTATCGTCGGGCGCCGCTTGAAGACGAAGACGGCGTTCGGAATTGACGTCGAAGGATACCGCCGGCGGCGCGAGCAATCACTGCGGAAGCTGGCGCTCAGCATGGCCGAGCGCGTGAAGGCGACGGGACAGACGGTCACGTTAGAGCCCATGCCGCCGAACGAGCGCCGCATCGTTCACCTTGCCCTCGCGAAAGACTCCGCGATCATTACCGAAAGCATCGGCGAGGGGGAGAACCGCAAGGTCGCCATCTACCCTAGCTGA
- the speD gene encoding adenosylmethionine decarboxylase, translating to MHVTVDGYNGDPQKLADEHLVRAFLDSCPEQIGMTKIAPPHICRYVGTKPEDWGVSGFVLIAESHISVHTFPEHGYVWVDIFSCKTFDAANAVESAKRTFAIEHCAVRVLPRGLEYPKAVASAAAQSTVERHRVAGSLHSVGSAAAHPLLPS from the coding sequence ATGCACGTTACCGTTGACGGGTACAACGGCGACCCGCAAAAACTGGCCGATGAACACCTGGTGCGCGCGTTCTTGGACTCGTGTCCGGAACAGATCGGGATGACCAAGATCGCGCCGCCTCACATCTGCCGCTACGTCGGCACTAAACCCGAGGACTGGGGCGTCTCCGGCTTCGTCCTCATCGCCGAAAGTCACATCTCCGTCCATACCTTCCCCGAACACGGCTATGTCTGGGTCGACATCTTTTCGTGCAAGACCTTCGACGCCGCGAACGCCGTCGAAAGCGCTAAACGCACGTTCGCCATCGAGCACTGCGCGGTGCGCGTCCTGCCGCGCGGCCTTGAGTACCCTAAGGCGGTGGCATCGGCGGCGGCCCAGTCAACCGTCGAGCGACATCGGGTCGCTGGCTCCCTGCACAGCGTCGGGAGCGCAGCCGCCCACCCCTTGTTACCCTCCTAG
- a CDS encoding deoxyhypusine synthase family protein — MDDFFHTRLAPFSVDEGMTVGELLERMGGTAFQARNLAQAARIWSRMLEDEVVIMFGLAGAMVPGGMRKVIVYLIENRLIDCLVSTGANLFHDVYETLGKPHYQGSPESDDLELGRRRINRFYDVLAPEADFSAAEDFVAYFARTLDTSRPYTTREYFRLIGLALAPVAREEGILTAATKHGVPVYSPALGDSVHGLAIAQTRVKRGQSGQQPEPPLLFDIIGDVLETGHISATAPATGVIYVGGGTPKNFIQQSEVAGYIFQRELPGHKYAIQITMDQPQWGGLSGCTFEEAQSWRKIATDASMVTVNVEATVALPIIVSALAERSADVIKKRRPPVINFEEMPGAWPPWQEKR; from the coding sequence GTGGACGATTTCTTCCATACCCGCCTTGCGCCCTTTTCCGTCGATGAGGGGATGACGGTCGGCGAGTTGCTGGAACGCATGGGCGGCACCGCCTTCCAGGCGCGAAACCTCGCCCAGGCCGCCCGCATATGGTCGCGCATGCTCGAAGACGAAGTCGTCATCATGTTCGGCCTCGCAGGCGCGATGGTCCCGGGCGGCATGCGCAAGGTCATTGTCTACCTGATCGAGAACCGGCTCATCGACTGTCTGGTGAGCACGGGCGCCAACCTTTTTCACGACGTCTACGAGACGCTGGGAAAGCCCCACTACCAGGGGAGCCCGGAGAGCGACGACCTCGAGCTGGGGCGCCGCCGCATAAACCGCTTCTACGACGTCCTTGCCCCTGAGGCCGATTTTTCCGCCGCCGAGGACTTTGTCGCCTACTTTGCGCGCACACTCGACACCAGCCGCCCATACACGACGCGGGAATACTTCCGCCTCATCGGCCTCGCCCTGGCGCCGGTCGCCCGGGAAGAAGGGATACTTACCGCCGCCACCAAGCACGGCGTGCCGGTCTACAGCCCCGCCCTCGGCGACAGCGTGCACGGGCTGGCCATCGCCCAGACGCGCGTGAAACGGGGTCAGTCGGGGCAGCAGCCGGAGCCGCCGCTCCTCTTCGACATCATCGGCGACGTGCTGGAAACGGGCCACATCTCGGCCACGGCGCCCGCGACCGGGGTCATCTACGTCGGCGGGGGCACGCCCAAGAACTTCATCCAGCAGTCGGAGGTCGCGGGCTACATCTTCCAGCGCGAGCTTCCCGGGCACAAGTACGCCATCCAGATCACCATGGACCAGCCGCAGTGGGGCGGTCTCTCGGGCTGCACCTTCGAGGAGGCCCAGTCGTGGCGAAAGATCGCCACCGACGCATCGATGGTGACGGTGAACGTGGAGGCGACGGTCGCCCTGCCCATCATCGTCAGCGCCCTCGCGGAACGCAGCGCCGACGTTATCAAGAAGCGGCGGCCGCCAGTGATCAACTTCGAGGAAATGCCCGGCGCCTGGCCGCCCTGGCAGGAAAAGCGATGA
- a CDS encoding pitrilysin family protein has translation MAITWQVSKLANNLRVATTPVPTAQSVAVCIFIGAGSRMEERRVNGISHFLEHMLFKGSESRPSALDISQAIEGAGGVLNAYTNRELTCYWTQVPYDYAWLAIDVLGDMATRPLLQPEEIEKERFVIFQEIRRAHDQPAAWASELLSRALYGDQPVGWPVAGTEESVGAVSRQDLADYVNTRYVPDDTVVAVAGNIQHEQALSLVDKKMGAMRPSQPPPFSPAVHELPKERIQVESRETDQNNLALGIRAVSRTDPDRFTLAILNSILGRGMSSRLFKEVREKRGLAYSVGSSFSRYYDTGALVISAGVGADKAVEATKVIVEELLKLAAQPVSDDELARARDYTTGNFRLGLETTMSLAQYTGEDLLTLGEIEDIDDVVGRLRAVTAADVQALAKRLIATDKIAMAAVGPQADAEALRKALSV, from the coding sequence ATGGCGATAACCTGGCAGGTGAGCAAGCTCGCCAACAATCTGCGCGTTGCCACGACACCCGTGCCCACGGCCCAGTCCGTTGCAGTATGCATCTTCATCGGCGCCGGTTCGCGCATGGAGGAACGGCGGGTCAACGGCATCTCCCACTTCCTCGAGCACATGCTGTTCAAGGGCAGCGAAAGCAGGCCCAGCGCGCTCGACATCTCTCAGGCAATTGAGGGAGCGGGAGGCGTGCTGAACGCCTACACGAACAGAGAGCTCACCTGCTACTGGACTCAAGTGCCCTACGACTACGCTTGGCTCGCGATCGACGTTCTCGGCGACATGGCGACGAGGCCCCTTCTTCAGCCGGAGGAGATCGAGAAGGAGCGCTTTGTCATCTTCCAGGAGATACGCCGCGCCCACGACCAGCCCGCCGCTTGGGCCAGCGAGCTGCTGTCGCGCGCGCTTTACGGCGATCAGCCTGTTGGCTGGCCGGTCGCCGGCACCGAAGAGAGCGTCGGCGCCGTATCGCGCCAGGACCTCGCCGACTACGTCAACACCCGGTACGTCCCCGATGACACGGTCGTCGCTGTTGCCGGCAACATCCAGCACGAGCAGGCGCTCTCGCTCGTCGACAAGAAGATGGGCGCCATGCGCCCTTCTCAGCCGCCCCCCTTCTCGCCAGCGGTCCATGAGCTGCCGAAGGAACGAATACAGGTGGAATCGCGCGAGACCGACCAGAACAACCTCGCCCTCGGCATCCGGGCCGTCTCCCGGACGGACCCCGACCGCTTCACGCTCGCCATTCTGAACAGCATCCTCGGGCGCGGCATGAGCTCGCGTCTCTTCAAAGAAGTGCGCGAGAAACGGGGCCTCGCCTACTCCGTCGGCTCCTCATTCTCGCGGTACTACGACACGGGCGCGCTGGTGATAAGCGCCGGCGTGGGCGCCGATAAGGCGGTCGAGGCCACGAAGGTCATCGTCGAAGAGCTACTGAAGCTGGCCGCCCAGCCGGTAAGCGACGACGAGCTCGCGCGCGCCCGCGACTACACAACCGGCAACTTCCGCCTCGGCCTCGAGACGACGATGTCCCTCGCCCAGTACACGGGCGAAGACCTGCTCACGCTGGGCGAGATCGAGGACATCGACGACGTGGTGGGCCGGCTGCGCGCGGTGACGGCGGCGGACGTGCAGGCGCTGGCGAAGCGCCTCATCGCCACTGACAAGATAGCGATGGCAGCCGTCGGGCCGCAGGCGGACGCCGAAGCGCTCCGGAAAGCGCTCTCCGTCTGA
- the ilvN gene encoding acetolactate synthase small subunit, translating into MTKNTKHTIVALVENKPGVLNRIASKWRQRGFNIESLAVGHSEIPGLSRMTFVLGGPAADVEQVTKQLYKVVDVVKISDLTEEEIVTRELALIKVNATDQNRGAIIEIVDIFRGEIVDVSPDSVVVEITGTEDKVDAAFEMLRPYGIRELARTGRVAVTRGRATSTLELESAGERKYRPAGQGKPRVGSLL; encoded by the coding sequence ATGACGAAGAACACAAAACACACAATTGTCGCCCTGGTCGAGAACAAGCCCGGCGTATTGAACCGCATCGCCAGCAAGTGGCGGCAGAGAGGGTTCAACATCGAAAGCCTGGCCGTCGGTCACAGCGAAATACCGGGGCTCTCTCGCATGACGTTTGTCCTCGGCGGGCCGGCGGCCGATGTGGAGCAGGTTACCAAGCAGCTCTATAAGGTCGTCGACGTAGTAAAGATAAGCGACCTCACGGAGGAGGAGATCGTCACCCGGGAGCTGGCCCTGATCAAGGTGAACGCGACCGATCAGAACCGAGGCGCGATCATCGAGATCGTCGACATCTTCCGCGGCGAGATAGTGGACGTCAGCCCCGATTCCGTCGTGGTCGAAATCACCGGAACGGAAGACAAGGTCGATGCCGCGTTTGAGATGCTGAGGCCCTATGGGATCCGCGAGCTGGCGCGGACGGGCCGCGTGGCGGTCACACGCGGACGCGCCACGTCGACGCTGGAACTGGAGAGCGCGGGGGAACGCAAGTACCGTCCTGCGGGGCAGGGCAAGCCGCGGGTGGGCAGCCTGCTCTAG